The Zingiber officinale cultivar Zhangliang chromosome 9A, Zo_v1.1, whole genome shotgun sequence genome window below encodes:
- the LOC122018958 gene encoding SPX and EXS domain-containing protein 1-like isoform X3: MLQGLWLTHVVQIGWDSVMRMNADKRDLFLYEAFLYFNPLLLVTLMVWLWGVNLWVFSQSSINYAKVFDLDHAHLTHWEIWKCAIWMTIVVPTSMSAYLYLYSHGEVSLAASQPVILYSVILMVLIFPFEIFYLPSRYYLLRTVWRIILPLQAITFSDFFVADIMTSMSKVFSDLERSVCRMVNRQVATIAWFEADSVCGSHSVAIPIVLVFPYLCRFFQCLRQYKDTKERTCLFNALKYATAVPVIFLSALKYHVFPDSWINFYRPLWLVSSVMNSLYSFYWDVTRDWDLSVFTRIFKFKNPHICTDLLYGRIWVYYWVIGSNLILRCTWTYKLSAHLRHNYLTVFTITALEIMRRFQWIFFRVENEWNKMTSKASLELSAMDIPMEEDRLLGSASHNV, from the exons GCCTGTGGCTCACACATGTTGTGCAGATAGGCTGGGACTCTGTAATGCGAATGAATGCAGATAAAAGAGATTTATTTCTTTATGAGGCCTTTTTATATTTTAATCCACTTCTTCTTGTG ACTTTGATGGTTTGGCTATGGGGAGTGAATCTATGGGTTTTTTCTCAATCATCTATTAACTATGCAAAAGTATTTGATCTTGATCACGCCCATCTCACACATTGGGAAATATGGAAG TGTGCAATCTGGATGACCATTGTTGTTCCTACAAGTATGTCAGCTTATCTTTATCTGTACTCACATGGGGAAGTATCACTGGCTGCATCACAACCT GTTATTCTGTATTCAGTCATTCTAATGGTTCTCATATTTCCATTTGAAATTTTTTACTTGCCATCGCGCTATTATTTGTTGAGGACTGTATGGCGTATCATATTACCATTACAG GCAATCACATTTTCTGATTTCTTTGTGGCAGATATCATGACATCAATGTCAAAG GTATTCTCTGATTTGGAGCGCTCAGTGTGTCGGATGGTGAATAGGCAG GTTGCAACAATAGCATGGTTTGAAGCAGATTCTGTATGTGGAAGCCACTCTGTTGCAATTCCTATAGTGCTCGTCTTTCCATATCTGTGCCGTTTTTTCCAATGCTTGCGTCAATATAAGGATACTAAAGAAAGAACTTGCCTTTTTAATG CATTAAAATATGCAACTGCAGTCCCCGTGATTTTCCTTTCTGCTCTGAAGTATCATGTCTTCCCTGACAGTTGGATCAATTTTTACCGGCCACTTTGGCTTGTTTCTAGTGTCATGAACTCATTATACTCATTTTATTGGGATGTGACTCGGGATTGGGACTTAAG TGTGTTTACTCGaattttcaagtttaaaaatCCACATATTTGCACAGATCTTCTGTATGGGCGAATATGG GTCTATTATTGGGTGATAGGAAGCAACCTAATACTTCGATGCACCTGGACCTACAAACTCTCAGCTCATCTTCGGCACAACTATTTGACAGTTTTTACGATTACTGCATTGGAAATAATGCGGCGTTTCCAGTGGATTTTCTTTCGCGTGGAGAATGAATGGAACAAGATGACAAGCAAGGCAAGCTTGGAACTTTCTGCAATGGATATCCCtatggaggaagatcgactactTGGTTCTGCCAGCCATAATGTATAA
- the LOC122020974 gene encoding transcription factor TCP20-like: protein MNPKASPKEQPEDPSFHPAQALPRYDKKEADLREIRQAQPNREAQQVATAEEKGGQRRQLAPKRSSNKDRHTKVDGRGRRVRMPALCAARIFQLTRELGHKSDGETIQWLLQQAEPSIIAATGTGTIPASLLASSAATNLTSSSSSTTTSAGLHQSKLHELGQERANWAAFGVRSHPELWLPPVDGFNAALFQSAAAMGAMPLAASFPRVGFNGLEWPGSSINPMSFTSLLSGQKQALPGLELGLSQHPQVGIFNPHSLSHFYHHVGQGSAGADAGAGGDHLQLPQQQEEDQRQQSLTPNENSEASEQ from the coding sequence ATGAATCCCAAAGCATCTCCGAAGGAACAACCGGAGGATCCCAGCTTCCATCCGGCACAGGCTCTTCCTCGGTATGACAAGAAGGAAGCTGATCTCCGGGAAATCAGACAAGCACAGCCCAACAGGGAGGCGCAGCAGGTGGCGACGGCGGAGGAGAAAGGAGGACAAAGGCGGCAGCTTGCGCCGAAGCGGAGCTCCAACAAGGACCGGCACACGAAGGTGGACGGCCGCGGGAGGCGGGTCCGCATGCCGGCCCTCTGCGCCGCTCGGATCTTCCAGCTCACCCGGGAGCTGGGCCACAAGTCCGACGGCGAGACCATCCAGTGGCTGCTCCAGCAGGCGGAGCCCTCCATCATAGCCGCCACCGGCACCGGCACCATTCCGGCCTCGCTCCTCGCCTCCTCCGCTGCCACCAAcctcacctcctcctcctcctccaccacgACCTCCGCCGGCCTCCACCAAAGCAAGCTCCACGAATTAGGGCAGGAAAGGGCCAACTGGGCTGCGTTTGGCGTTAGGTCGCACCCGGAGCTGTGGCTGCCGCCCGTCGACGGGTTCAACGCGGCTTTGTTCCAGTCGGCGGCGGCGATGGGGGCCATGCCCTTGGCGGCGAGTTTTCCGAGGGTCGGGTTTAACGGTTTGGAATGGCCTGGGAGCAGCATCAATCCGATGAGCTTCACGTCGCTTCTGAGCGGACAGAAACAGGCACTGCCCGGATTGGAGCTCGGATTGTCACAACATCCACAAGTCGGAATTTTCAATCCTCATTCCTTGAGTCATTTCTATCATCATGTAGGGCAGGGCAGCGCCGGTGCCGATGCCGGTGCCGGCGGCGATCACTTGCAGCTGCcgcaacaacaagaagaagatcaaAGGCAGCAATCTCTCACTCCTAATGAGAATTCAGAAGCGTCAGAACAGTAG
- the LOC122018958 gene encoding SPX and EXS domain-containing protein 1-like isoform X2, giving the protein MKGPSIAASSVAMMPSPIFLWRFKVVLFLLWGITCCKIGWDSVMRMNADKRDLFLYEAFLYFNPLLLVTLMVWLWGVNLWVFSQSSINYAKVFDLDHAHLTHWEIWKCAIWMTIVVPTSMSAYLYLYSHGEVSLAASQPVILYSVILMVLIFPFEIFYLPSRYYLLRTVWRIILPLQAITFSDFFVADIMTSMSKVFSDLERSVCRMVNRQVATIAWFEADSVCGSHSVAIPIVLVFPYLCRFFQCLRQYKDTKERTCLFNALKYATAVPVIFLSALKYHVFPDSWINFYRPLWLVSSVMNSLYSFYWDVTRDWDLSVFTRIFKFKNPHICTDLLYGRIWVYYWVIGSNLILRCTWTYKLSAHLRHNYLTVFTITALEIMRRFQWIFFRVENEWNKMTSKASLELSAMDIPMEEDRLLGSASHNV; this is encoded by the exons ATAGGCTGGGACTCTGTAATGCGAATGAATGCAGATAAAAGAGATTTATTTCTTTATGAGGCCTTTTTATATTTTAATCCACTTCTTCTTGTG ACTTTGATGGTTTGGCTATGGGGAGTGAATCTATGGGTTTTTTCTCAATCATCTATTAACTATGCAAAAGTATTTGATCTTGATCACGCCCATCTCACACATTGGGAAATATGGAAG TGTGCAATCTGGATGACCATTGTTGTTCCTACAAGTATGTCAGCTTATCTTTATCTGTACTCACATGGGGAAGTATCACTGGCTGCATCACAACCT GTTATTCTGTATTCAGTCATTCTAATGGTTCTCATATTTCCATTTGAAATTTTTTACTTGCCATCGCGCTATTATTTGTTGAGGACTGTATGGCGTATCATATTACCATTACAG GCAATCACATTTTCTGATTTCTTTGTGGCAGATATCATGACATCAATGTCAAAG GTATTCTCTGATTTGGAGCGCTCAGTGTGTCGGATGGTGAATAGGCAG GTTGCAACAATAGCATGGTTTGAAGCAGATTCTGTATGTGGAAGCCACTCTGTTGCAATTCCTATAGTGCTCGTCTTTCCATATCTGTGCCGTTTTTTCCAATGCTTGCGTCAATATAAGGATACTAAAGAAAGAACTTGCCTTTTTAATG CATTAAAATATGCAACTGCAGTCCCCGTGATTTTCCTTTCTGCTCTGAAGTATCATGTCTTCCCTGACAGTTGGATCAATTTTTACCGGCCACTTTGGCTTGTTTCTAGTGTCATGAACTCATTATACTCATTTTATTGGGATGTGACTCGGGATTGGGACTTAAG TGTGTTTACTCGaattttcaagtttaaaaatCCACATATTTGCACAGATCTTCTGTATGGGCGAATATGG GTCTATTATTGGGTGATAGGAAGCAACCTAATACTTCGATGCACCTGGACCTACAAACTCTCAGCTCATCTTCGGCACAACTATTTGACAGTTTTTACGATTACTGCATTGGAAATAATGCGGCGTTTCCAGTGGATTTTCTTTCGCGTGGAGAATGAATGGAACAAGATGACAAGCAAGGCAAGCTTGGAACTTTCTGCAATGGATATCCCtatggaggaagatcgactactTGGTTCTGCCAGCCATAATGTATAA